The genomic DNA CGCGGGTAACCGGGTTATCCCACTCCCCGCATATATATCCCCGTTCTTCCATTGTTCGCAGCAGGGGGTACAAAGCGTTTGTGTTAGGCGTATAAATATCTTTCGTGCGCCGTTTTATTTCCGTAGCCAGCTTATTTCCGTGCGCTGGCCCCTGCTGAAGTATTTTAAGTATATATAACCCGATAATTAGCCTCATTAGGGTTTCTTGGTCATCCGTTTTTTCTCGCATAATTACACCTTTTTATTATTAATAATATTATTATTTATATCAAATAAATTTTACCTAAGTCAATATCGCTTAAAAAAAATTAGTATATTACGGTAGTAGGTAAGTCAGCCCTGAGTATTTATCTGGAAACAATAACCGAACCCCCAAAGCCCGAATTATAAAGGATTTGTCAGAATTACGGCGAAATGATGAAACTATATTGCAAGCTAATAAGCATGAATTAAATTTGCAACATTCAAGGGTATGGAAGCTTAGGAGGAAAGTAAACATTGGCACAGAAAAGCAAAAAGAAGAAACACTTTTGGCGCTTTGTGCCGCTATCTTTTAGCGCTGCGGTATTCATAGCGATTGTCGCCGGTGGTTATGTGGTCTATACAAGTGTTAGAGATATGCCCGTTTTCAGCCAGGCAGCCATGCAATCCGGCACAGAAACATTGATCTATGATAAAGACGGAAATTTGATCACTCAATTAGGAACAAAATATAGCGTCCCGGTCAGTCTTAACAAAATACCCGAACAGGTAAAAGACGCA from Pelotomaculum isophthalicicum JI includes the following:
- a CDS encoding PadR family transcriptional regulator, with product MREKTDDQETLMRLIIGLYILKILQQGPAHGNKLATEIKRRTKDIYTPNTNALYPLLRTMEERGYICGEWDNPVTRGKRVYTIKDAGVARIPALESMMEDKLKQAERWITILRTDLLGH